The Hordeum vulgare subsp. vulgare chromosome 7H, MorexV3_pseudomolecules_assembly, whole genome shotgun sequence DNA window agcggtctcggggactacacccagtgggttcactaagagtgaccccactggcatggcgctcaaacaggtccgccctattgagatacataatagcaaacaagcctatgaggctactactacccgacctgagtaaaattactctcggggactaatccagtaggtgcactcagaatgcccccaccggtaacattcgaacagattagtttttatctgatcaagttaaaagaaaatttatataaagacaactgccggtgcaagcactcgacagaagtctcgaggactacacccactgggttcactaagagtgaacccaccgcAAACTAATCATtctgtatccgagtatctggcttaaacacccagtgggttacaaggggaaagcaaatacttactagcccacttactcggacatcgtcccggagttccaagcttcgcttgtacacagacgcgatggagtcgtacgctctcttggcatcacccgccatcaactccgcctgcaccatggcctccttggcagctcccacctgatcttccgggaggcggcgGGCATCGTACTGAACAGTCGACGAACCTCgcacctcaagagattccttgggcatcccaagtcctgctccagtcggttcagcagcgataagcGATGTTTcactcgacggcatcgtctcggttggcggagCGTCCATGGCGGGGGTAGTAACAGACGGAACAGCTTCAAGGACAggcgccgcagcttgctcggacctcttctggtcgtcgtcctccacatggatcacctctgaaggaagcccgaccaaacGACATAAGGccacagaaaaaagggcaagaCTAAAGAcggaattcgcgaaacaataatgtaagctctcggagttgccatggcgtaccttgctgggacgtgacaacattgtccgtatccatgggatcgtcttcctggcgcggcacagaagtggcggaggtggcagctctgtcaagTTAAATTCATTCgatcgataagcatgagttcaatcaaatactggaagaagatggaagaacaatgcacttacgctgaggcgacgggaacggcgatcctcatccgcggcaaagccttccgaggcttggatccactcggtttggccaccttagagggctggcccgcgggctcagcagcagagtccctggtcctctttgtgctccgagcactcggaaccacgggagcagctggcgaggcactcggaaccacaggagcggttggcggagcactcgaggccgctggaggagccgacggagccacgggttcgtggcGGCGTTTGGTTCGAGGCTCTGGAGGTGggtgtggcgagttctgctcctcatcttccccctcttcttcttcggactcctcctccgtctccctactgtcggagacgtactcgatgctctccacgctgccctcttggctgccttcctcctcctcggtcggattcccgtttgagacaggagagaaccagttggtccacgcctgcacgagatacagtcgacaacatcagacgtcggacagtgatacaagaaaaagcaataaatctaagacaattgtgtgcactcgacaagttatactcacctcatttggaggagggttgtccgcgcggaagggcttcactcgccgggatcctctgggattatcgcaggcgcccgtgatgttgaggacccacgacgccaccagctccccggtcacgcactcggggttagtccgagtggagtcctcaggccccgtgtagtgccacatggcgtggtgtcgagcttgcaaaggctggacacgccgacccagaaaaacctccagcaaatttatgccagtgactccctttcggacgacctctataagcgcatcgaccagaggctggatctggatcttctccatctttgtgagcgcgagctgcttaggcggagtcggtcggtctaagctaaaaggtggtaGTCCAGTGGCGGCATTCGGAccggcaacgtcctggcagtaaaaccaagtcgactgtcagttcctaacggattcagacagctgaagagcgggatagctacttttacttttcttttggaagcctaagcctccgcagagctggaggaggtgagttttgtcatccggCTGGCTCAGCCTTtttatggtttgagatctagcagagaagatgtgcgtgaaaagcccccaatggggaggacaaccgataaagcactcgcacagcacgacgaaggcagagagatgagctattgcgttgggaggaaaatggtggagctgcgccccgaagtggttcaagatacctctgaagaagggatgaggaggcagagagaagcctcggtgcacgtgactgagcaacaagacgcgctccccctcctagggcgccggctcggtctcgccctccgccggcaacctccacgtcttgtgctcgatcatgccgtgctccaccagctccagcatgtcatcctccgtcaccgtggaggggaggaaatccccctggagccAACctgccggcagtgctcgctgccgccgctgagcaggagccgccgccttccccttcttcttccacgcctcgagcttgctcgtctgcccctttgtcatggtggaggctgcagacccgcgggggagaaggagaaggaaagagcttgagatgcgcaggaggtggcgagagaagcggggcaagtgcgagctatcaggcgagtgcaatgAAAAACCCTtgctgtagaggtttaaataaggttccgactgggtcactagcaggtggccccgaaatcttatcccccgaccggtcgctgcgatattagtggaggagatgaaggcgcggaaatcgaggcggcagatactactcgattacgatgtcgtcacccccgccgagcgcgcggcaaccgaaattttaggatcctggaaaatccgccactgttagttgactggtcacgtcaaaagataccacggaagcactcggtccctgacggttcgtttcacaaatacatccactcggatcactggtcaagaagataaaatggatcgaggcaaacaacgccaaagtcgcatccgtaccagtcggatccatactccaagcatcgctttgtcgttccaaccccaatccattcggggactaatgatggggttatagtcctagggtagggtcataggcctgccctgtggggcctacccaaggactacccttcataaaggataaggcccttagtcagttccgactgaattaaggacttcccatcatccagtcggtgacgattcctctatcatccagtcggagatgagcattcggagcgtatcaagcttaccgactggattccactctgtacatcgtaacccccctggagggcaatggtcatacgtttccatatacctttattagcatttaagacatacgttacctgtaacgtatgcagttattcaccactactccacccctgtgcaccgaaccgttgtggagggtagcgcactctatataagccgcccttccccactggtgcaggggttagcaatttattgtaatccatattccactcgacaacaagctcccaagagcacggagacgtagggcttttacctccaccgtagaggggcctgaactcatacaacctcgtcgtagctaaggctctgcccatcctttcgtaccctacacatctactgtgaggcttatacccacgacaatgagaaacttgtatttcccaagaagtgagtgggagcactatataatttctgataagtatatgtggttgacatattgttgatcagaagtaatgtagaatttctggaaagcataaagggttgtttgaaaggagttattCAAAGGAAAACCTTGATTAAGAtacttgaatattgagcatcaagatctttaGAGATAGattaaaacgcttaatagaactttcaatgaaatgcatgccttgacaagtttttgaaggagttcaaaatagatcagcaaagaaggagttcttggttgtgttgtaaggtgtgaatttgagtaagactcaaagcccgaccacaacagaagaaagggaaaggacgaaggtcgtcccctatgcattagccataggctctatagtatgctatgctatgtaccgcacctgatgggtgccttgccatgaatttgtcaaggggtacgaaagtgatccacgaatggattactggacaacggtcaaaagttatccttagtaactagtggactaaggaaatttttctcggttatggaggtgttaaaagagttcgtcgtaaagggttacgccgatgtaagctttgacactaatccggaaaaCTCTGAGtactaaaccggattcgtatagtggagcagtcatttggaaaatttccaaaatggcacattggtagcagcacctacaggatgacatagagatttgtaaagcacactcagatctgaaaggttgagacccgttgactaaaacctctctcacaagcaagacatcatCAAACCCCAAAACTGCATGGGTGTTAGAATCATCAAAATCACAtgggatgtgaactagattattgactctagtgcaagtgggagactgttggaaatatgccctagaggcaataataaattggttattattatatttccctgttcatgatatacatttattatccatgctagaattgtattgattggaaactcaaatacatgtgtggatacatagacaacacactgcccctagtgagcgtctagttgactagcgcgttgatcaaagatggtcaaggtttcatggccatagacaagtgttgtcacttgatgacgggatcacatcattaggagaatgatgtgatggacaagacccaaactatgaacgtagcatatgatcgtgtcaatttattgctactgttttctgcatgtcaatgtatctgttcctatgaccatgagatcatgcaactcccggataccggaggaataccttgtgtgttatcaaacatcgcaacgtaactggatgactataaagttgctctacaggtatctccaaaggtgtttgttgggttggcatggatcaagacttggatttgtcactacgtgtgacggagaggtatctcggggcccgctcggtaatacaacatcacaacaagccttgcaagcaatgtgactaaggagttagttatgagatcttgtattacggaatgagtaaagagacttgccggtaacgagattgaactaggtatggagataccgacgatcgaatctcgggcaagtaacatagcgaaggacaaggggaacaacatacgggattaattgaatccttgacatagaggttcaaacaatagagatcttcatagaatatgtgggagccaatgtggacatccaggtcccgctattggttattgaccggagagtgtcttaggtcatgtctgcataggtctcgaacccgcagggtctgcacacttaaggttcggtgacgttccggtatagttgagttatatgtgctggtgaccgaagttttgttcggagtcctggatgagatctcggacgtcacgatggtttccgaaatggtccggaaacgaagattgatatatatgaagttggtatttggattccggaaggttttcgggcattgccggcactgtatggggaatgacgaatgggttcccggggcccactgggtgggaccaccatgccccaaggggtccatattggtttattggatgcgcaataaggcgtaATGGGCAGACAAAGTCatccaaagaaagcccatgagaaAAAGGtgaaaaatccaaaagaggtgggaaattaaggaaggagtcctaatccaagtggagttggaggaggaggactccctcctccacttaggccgaggcaaggaggctctccttgagcctcaatcctagccccttcttcctcctatatatactagagggtttaggtctttttgagacacaactttgccacgtgcaaccctaaacctctacttcgtagttctttctgtggatcggttttctgcggagctcgggcggagccctgcaggaatagatcaccaccaccacaggagcaccatcacgctgccggggaactcatctacatccccatctctcttgctggatcaacaaggcggagatcgtcattgggatgtacgtgtgtggaatgcggaggtgccgtccgttcggcacttgatcgggacgcttcgtggaacggatcgcgagacggttcgcgggacggatcatgggacggttcttgggacggatcatgaagacgtatcactacatcaacggcgtttattaacgctttcgcttagcgatctacaagggtatgtggatccgatctccctctcgtagatgatcatcaccatgataggtcttcgtgtgcgtaggaatttttttgttttccatgctacgttccccaacagtcttcACCTTTGGCAGGAGCTTGATGATGAGCCGGGGCTTGAGTGCGTCCAGAGGGACTGCAGCCGGCGTCCAGGTGAACTCCGGCAGTGGGTCGTAGCCCAGCGGGTTGAAGTGCTCCGGGTCCTCGTCAGATGGCGTCGGGGACGGGAGGCTCGACCCGTACCCGTAGGCTGGGAAAGAGTACATCAGCTCAGGCGGAGGCGGTGCCACGAGTTCCTCGTTGGTGAAGGAGAGATCTGGCTCATCAACGAGCCATCCAGCGCTTGGTCTAGCAAGCATCCATTCCATAGGTGCGTACACCGACGGAGGAGGCGACAGTTGAGCGGCATCCATGGTGATGTTAGGCAGAGGCCTCATCGATGCCAACCTCTGCAGCAACTTCCGGCACAGCAACAACCACTATTGGAGCAGCAACAACTTCGTGGGTATGGTCGGGGCCACTTCCCTTGGTTCGACTACTACTCGGCGGTGCACATGGTGGAAGTGTTGGCGATGGGTATGGCGGCGACAAAGGCCACCACGCGGTCCATATCGACAGCGAGGAACACGGTATGATGCCCCATGGTGACGGAGGCCACCGTTCCTATTTGGGCGACGCTGATAGCGACGACCGAAGTTCCGGCGACGAGCGGCGGCCAGACCGAAGGTCCGACGAGGAAAACGGAAGCCACGGTGCTCCGTGGCCACAAACCTGGCAAAAGCAAAAGCAAAGTCCGACAGAGAATCCATCTCTTCTCACCTTTCTTCTCTCGTGTAGCCTACTCTGTTTTAGAGCAATGCGTGCTTGATAATGTGAAGAGAAAAGAGTGAGATTGAAGTGAAAGAGTGATTTCATTGAAAGTGACTATAAGTATTTATATGTCCTGAACAATCGTgattacatgttgattataatagtagtGTCGTTTAGAACGGGCACCACAACGGTTTGAGATACACAACGTATGGACAAATCTGCTAGATAAAATATTCTAAAAAATATGCTAattgcctataattagcctaaatTAAAGATATTTTATTCCTAACAAAAAGTTCCGCTCCAACGATATGTGCCACGACCCTAATTGTGGGACCTCTCTTCTCCATTCCCGCTGATGCCTTGGCGACGAAGGCGAAACGAACCTCATCGGCAGGGACGAGCGTGGCTTGTTAGCACTAGTTCAGCTGACCCATTAAAATCAGCGAATCCTTCGTTAAATAAAAGACACCCTGCTTCTCCCGGCAGTGCTTCTCCCGGCGGCGGGCAGCGGCGGCCGcgccgaaggaggagaaggggatgaCGGGTTGCGCCCAGAGGGATGTACTACGGGGAAATCGCCGGTGTAGGGTCGTCGGAGAGAGAGGATCGCTTGTGAACTCGCTTCCCTTAGCAACGGCCCTCGGTATGTGGTGTTCACAAATTTACCATCTAATTCGGCAATCTAGAATTAAGCCTTTTTTTTTGCGGAAAATGAATTAAACTGTCTAGCTGTGATGGTGGACCCCATGGTGTAGCGAAATTGGGGATTTCTCTGTATTTGTAGTGTAAACTTGTGATGATCTATCCTATTAGCATTGATAGGATAGCAGAGGTATCACTATCACTATCACCCAGTGACCCAGAGAAACTACTCAACCGAAAGCTGGGGAAGAACAAAGCCATCCCCTGCACTACAGCACATGTTGTGTTCAGCAGTTCCGTTTCTGCATTGGTTGTGCAGCAAAATGTTAGGGGCGATTTCATATTTGGAATGTGCAGAGTTGTACTTATCAGCAAACCGATTAGTGATCTGGCCCGGCTTTTGGAACCCAGAGATGCATATCTTCGTCAGGTTAACATCTATAACCTGTATTTCACATGTCGACGGACAGTGTGCTACACATGAAACGGCTGAGACTCAAAAGTAGATTGTGCCTGCCTCTAAGATGCTGCATAAACCTTACCGTACATCAGGCGATGGCTGGAAGTTTATTTATATATTTTATCTGCAGAAAGATCCAGCCTAGGTAGTTATGTTATATCTGTTTTCACTATATTAAAGCATAGTGAGAAAAGATAAACTAAATACGCAAGCTATTCCTTTCAGGAACGTGATTCAATGCAATGGCTTCACTACAGTATCTAGTTGGTACGTGTGCTTTAAGCAATTTTTAATTTTGTTTTGCCGGATTATTAGCAAATTCTTTTCGGCTGTCCATGGGTGTTCATGGTATCAGTACTAAGTAACTTTGATGTCTGTCTACTGTTGACATTCCAAGCTCTTAACGCTATTGCTTAGGCAACAACCTCTCCATGCTTACATGGGAGGAGCTCCCTGAGAACTTAGCTGGAACACCTCTCTTATTCTCCCAAATCCTGAAGTCCACAAGCCTTACGAGTTAAGAAAAGCTTAAATGCCTCGGAGTCGCCCTTTAATTCTACAGCAACAAACACCTTGCAGGTCATAGCAGTTCATATAAAGAAACATAACAACCCATTAATTTTCAGGCAATCCACGTTTACCACAGATGTCACTAATTCTATTATTACACTATAACTGCTTACTTACGACAAAATGAAAACAGAGCACAGATGATTTATGAGGTCCAGCCTCACCATGATATGTCCATATATAAGTAGTAGCACATTTCACTTATATGCACAATCTGTTGCACACTTGAATATTGCTGGTACAATTTATCAAATTGAACGCATCACAATTTCACCCGGGAAGCAGGATGAGGCAAATGTTGTAAACATTGAGGATTGAACCTGTATTTATAGAAAATGCAAAAGGAATGTTTTAGAGTAAAAAACAAATTCTCCAGGAGCATGCTCAAGCTGTATAGGGATACAACATTAGTCAAAACTATATTCTTGGGCAGGATCCATAATGTGCCCTTTTGGATTGGTGACAATAATTAAGCTGTATAGGGATACAACATTAGTGAAAAATATATTCTTGGGTAGGATCCATAATGTGCCCTTTTGGATTGGCGACAATAATCAAGCTGTATAGGGATACAATATTAGTCCTGGTTCTCGAGCTCACCCACCTTAAGAATGGGGTTCCTTGGATTGTTGGCAAGTTGGGTCCGAAAGTGTTCCTCGAAGTTGCTGGCCTTGAGGAATACTTCATCTGATATCTCCTTGAGTTCTTCATCCGGTATAACTTTTAACCGGGCTTCCTTGATGCTTGGGAGAAAGTCTAGCCCAGAAAATACAACTTCATTCACAAAACAACCATTTTCAGCACTTACCCTCCATTCATTCTTGACCTGCAGTTGCTCGAGCTTAGGCATTGCTCCTTGGTCAAACTTCACCAATTTGATGTCCCCAAAGTTTCCAAACACAAGAACTATGAGGCTTCTGAAAGTCCCAATCTGGAAACGAAGCTCTTCGCCCTGAAACGACTTCTCCAACAAATGCAGGATGGCCAGATTTGGCATCTTCCCAAGAacttccatatcaccatcatgccCCGATAGCCTGGTGCTCCGTAAATCCAGCTTCACAAGATTCTGGAGCCTCTGGACCCATCTTGGCAATTTGACCAGATTACCGTACAGCTTGAGGCTCTGGAGGTTTTCTGGGGGCGAGGACATCCAGTGCAAACATTCACACAATCCAGGCTCTCCCTCTGAACGTATTGACAATGACTCAAGGCGGTTGAGATTATTGATTGCTGAACAAAATTCTTTACCATTTCTCCTGTTGATGCCAGTTACTGCTAACTTGCGTAACCAGGTCAGTTCTTTTATGTCCTGAATGACCCCCCTCTGTGCAATGTTTACAACTCCCAGTGTGTGCAGTGCGATCAGTTTACTCATCCCTCTAGGAACTAGAACTCCATACCTATCCAGACACATGGCAACAGCAGGGAGTCTAGCACAGCAAGCAGCAGTACATATGTCATGTCGGTTCATGTCTTCAGAATAACCGAAACGACGAGGTGCACAACAAGCTGCACAAAGCACCATTGACCCTGAAGTCAATAGACATAGCCTGTTGTTGCTCATTGAATTTGACAGCTTCTCTTCAAGTTTTTCATATAGCACCTTTTTGTCAGTCGATTTCCTACCAAGGCGGAGATAGGTTAACATCCGAAGTTTGATGATGGCCTTTGGTAGCTTAAGTATTCTTGTATCCCTGACATCTAGTGTCTGGAGTTGCCTCAGGTTACCTAAGGAGTGTGGCAGGTGATGAATGTCATCACATCCTCTTATGGAAAGATATTTTAGGTGAAGAAGCTTCCCAATGTGCTGAAGGTGGTGATCAGCTAGGCCTGGTGTGCCTTCTAGGTCCAGTACTCGTAGCAACCTCATCTTGTCAGAAATGAAAAATGGCCTCCACTTCCCAAAAACTGTTATTGATCTCACACGGGACAAGTCCACTATGCTCTCGAACTGACTTTGATCTCCCTTCCAATTTTTGCTTACAGCAAGGTGTCGTACTGTGGCCCGTCTGCTTAAGTTGCAACCTTCGTCCAGTGTGAAAACAAAATTTTCTTCAGTGGACTTTTTGATACCGATCTCACGGATTAGATCATGGACCTGGCATGCATCAATTCCTTTTCTACCATGAATTGATTGTTGAGATGGTAGGAGCATGCTCCTGCTTACGAGTTCCATGAAGTCGCCCTCTGCTATTTCCTCTGCAGACCTGCCATGCACCTCCCTTGAATAACCCTCTGCAATCCACCGACGCACCAAACGCCGCCGGCTGACCTCGCGATCTTTTGGAAAGATCGACATATACAAGAAACAAGACTTAAGATAGTATGGTAAGCCAtcaaagcttttattaaggactgtcATTATGGGCCCAAGGTCTGGATTCAGTTCCAACTCAGCACTAATATGgtcattcagtttcctccattccAAAGCTGTGTTTTGTTGGTTTGCCAAGAAACCACCTATGATGACTATTGCAAGGGGAAGTCCACTGCACTTCTTTAGGATCAGCTTTGCTTGTTCAACCAACTCTGGATATTGCTCATCCAAATTTGTAATCTTGCCAAATACCTGAAATTTGTACAATTTAATATTTTTAGTACACCAAATATTAAACTAAATACAAAATAGTCACCCAAATTTCTAATTAAATTTTGTGATCACAATGGAACACATACTATGTGATTTTAAAGGTGCACACTCCTGGCTACAAAATTTATTGCAAAAAGTAAATCTACAACTTGCGCCCTTGGTCCTCTGGCTACATATGCAAGCAAATCAAGTAACTCTAATACAGAATGTTTGCAGctcatttttttttttttgaaattctaACCACTTTTCTGTCTTACTAATAGCCTAATAGGAGTATACAAGACATCCTCATCGCCTAATGAGTAAAAGTTTAATTAATAAGTAAGCTAGAAGTTAGCAACCTAACATTCCAGATGGATGCCCCGTATCCATAGTTACACTCCTTGGAAAAAGTGATGTCTTTGTACCTTTCTAAAAAGTCTGAAACTCTACAGACCAAGTTCATCTGTTCAAGTCAAGAGAACTTGAACCAGGCTGGTGGGATTCTACACACGCCCCTGCGCCCAGCCCGAGCCAGGCCATTCTTTTAGTTTCACAGCAATTTCTCTGTACTCTACAAAGGTACAAGTTCGAGTCAAGATAACTTGAACCTGTTTAGGAGTATTAGCTTTATTAGTATTGGTCTAGGTCTCTTTACATATTCGCATTAGTCTAGGTTTCCTTACTTGACCAAGTCCCTTGTTATATATATTTGCCCCTTGGGCTATGCAATGGAGACAAGTTGCTCCTCTAGCATGGTATTAGAGCCCTAGGTTTGGGGTTTCAATTTTACTGGACCCCGCAACCCTACGTTTTTCCCGACCGAGTTCCTCTCTCGGTCTCCCTGTCGATCTTCTCAGATTGATTCCATCCTCCGGTGATGCTCTCTACCTGTCTGTGGTTCACCAGGACCATCATAATTCACACTTCCCCACCCAACCGAAGCCAGACATTTCTTTCCTTCCATTTGGTAGCAATTTCTTTGTTTCATAACTCCGAATTAGAATATGCATATACAGTATTGATGTTCTTTTGTTAAACTAGGATTAATCTTGTCTGCTCCATTTTGCCATAATAATGATAAAAAAGGCGTTCTTGTACTTCTGCCAATGTttcctatgattcttacaataatTTGTCAGCATTAATTGAATGGATCACCTACTTCCAACTTTTCCATCCGCATATATTTTTCTTTGTTCCTCTAACCCCACCGAGTCCCGATTGCTGTGTCCGCCCAGTCCTagctgttagagttataatataagtcatgtacccttttgtatttatcccaatatataaggggtttcctgcatatagtccatcacctgtacatgtatatataccggcctatggcctcatgggaatacaagttgcttattcctaacatggtattagagcattAGGTCTTTTTCGCACGTGCAACTCGTGCTTCGATCCAATCTCGTCTCCCTGCAGTCGCCGTCCGTCTCGATCTGGAGGCCGACTCCACCTGCCTCGATCTTGGTGTCCAGCTCCCGCTTGGTTCGGTCGCCCCTGCCTCGATCTCATCTGGACGCCGCCGCTTCCTGTCCCGGCGCCCAGCTCCCGCTCGGTTTCGGTCGCCGCAGGCCGACTCCACCTGCCTCGATCTCATCTGGATGCCGCCGCTCCCTGTCCCGCGACGTCAACCGTCCCGATCCTGATCCAGTTCGGTCACCGCTGCTGGATTTCGTTCCCGATCTGAAGTCGAACCAGTCAGCCCTTGCGCTGCTGGATCAAATCCCGATCCTGCTCGGCTCACAGTACCTGGATCTCCGCCGGTTCTATAAAACTACTGACTGTTAGCTCCCGTCGCCACCAGCTCCCGATCTCGTTGCCCCCCCGCTGCTGAATTCGTCGGATTTCGCCGGATTCTCCTGTCTCGACGTGATCTCTAAAAAAAATGTCTGCTGCATCTGGCTACGTTGCtgttcctcgttgtccggtgatctttgatggcactaactacaccgagttcattggcttcatgcgcattcacatgcgtggcattcGCCTATGGGGTTTTCCTTCTGGCGAGGTCTGCTGTCCGCCATGTTcggttcctcccgtggctcccactccgccgaccACCGGCTCTTCCTACGGATGGTCCTCAGGCCGCAAAGGATGCagctaagcttgctgatgaagccgctatccgtgcttatgatgagacggttttggcttatgaggaggctcttcagacgtatcatggtgctctgtctgcttacacccagt harbors:
- the LOC123412070 gene encoding uncharacterized protein LOC123412070; the protein is MARFGIFPRTSISPSCPDSLVLRKSSFTRFWSLWTHLGNLTRLPYSLRLWRFSGGEDIQCKHSHNPGSPSERIDNDSRRLRLLIAEQNSLPFLLLMPVTANLRNQAGWEGHTRKSSSTADAHHSYTNGKQVRSPFLKQAHHWPVQSAFYTKQACSCTHNNNGRHFRIFFVLTFCPNKF